A stretch of Sphingomonas sp. JUb134 DNA encodes these proteins:
- a CDS encoding response regulator, translating into MSAPSIVLVEDDAALRTLTARALQENGYLVRTASAADEMWEALDAHPADLVLLDIMLPGTSGIELCRQLRERSNVAIIFISAKGSESDRVAGLELGADDYLPKPFSTRELLARVRAVLRRGGREVPPGAREEGLRRFDGWTIDLRRRETLSPTGAVVDLTGAEFDLLAVLLDHAQRVIARERLIELSRTRLGDSSDRSIDVLVSRLRRKLSGAGGSAPIITVRGVGYMLNVPVERA; encoded by the coding sequence ATGAGCGCTCCTTCGATCGTGCTCGTCGAGGACGATGCCGCACTCCGCACGCTGACCGCCCGCGCGCTCCAGGAGAACGGCTATCTTGTCCGCACCGCGTCCGCCGCGGACGAGATGTGGGAGGCGCTGGACGCGCATCCTGCCGACCTGGTGCTGCTGGACATCATGCTTCCGGGCACCAGCGGGATCGAGCTCTGCCGGCAGCTGCGCGAGCGCAGCAACGTGGCGATCATCTTCATCAGCGCGAAAGGTAGCGAGTCCGACCGGGTCGCAGGCCTGGAACTGGGCGCCGACGACTATCTGCCCAAGCCGTTCAGCACCCGCGAGCTGCTGGCGCGCGTCCGCGCAGTGCTGCGCCGCGGCGGCCGTGAGGTACCCCCCGGTGCGCGGGAGGAGGGGCTTCGCCGCTTCGACGGCTGGACGATCGACCTGCGGCGCCGCGAGACCCTTTCGCCTACCGGCGCGGTCGTCGACCTGACGGGCGCGGAGTTCGACCTGCTCGCCGTGCTGCTCGACCACGCCCAGCGCGTGATCGCGCGCGAGCGGCTGATCGAGCTGTCCCGCACCCGCCTGGGCGACAGCTCCGACCGCAGCATCGACGTGCTGGTGAGCCGCCTTCGCCGCAAGCTTTCGGGCGCCGGCGGCAGCGCGCCGATCATCACCGTGCGCGGCGTCGGCTATATGCTCAACGTGCCGGTGGAGCGCGCTTGA
- a CDS encoding MFS transporter yields the protein MATAPGDIPKHHPATQSEKLVIAASSLGTVFEWYDFYLYGLLATIITAQFFSGVNETTGFIFALAAFAAGFAVRPFGALVFGRIGDMVGRKNTFLVTMGIMGLSTFVVGLLPSYATAGVAAPIALVVLRLLQGLALGGEYGGAATYVAEHAPNNKRGLYTSFIQTTATFGLFAALLIVIGTRFAVGEEAFASWGWRVPFLISIVLLAVSMWIRLQMSESPVFQKMKAEGKTSKAPLTEAFGTWRNLKVVLVALLGAAMGQGVIFYTSQFYALFFLEKMLRVDGATTNILVAVALLIATPAFVFFGWVSDKIGRKPVLLTGFALSALLYYPLFQAMSHAANPALYEAQQTTPVSVVADPNECSVQFDPVGKNKFDSSSCDIAKAYLAKAGISYGNVAAPAGTIASIHVGGQVLPAVDPARVTGPARADAIKAYGAQVQQALTAAGYPAGAADPARIDRPMLVGILIVLVLLVTMAYGPIAALLVELFPTRIRYTAMSLPYHIGNGWFGGFLPTTAFAMVAATGNIYYGLWYPIVIAAITLVVALLFLPETFRRDIDS from the coding sequence ATGGCGACCGCACCGGGGGACATTCCCAAACACCACCCCGCCACCCAGAGCGAGAAGCTCGTCATCGCGGCCTCCTCGCTGGGCACGGTGTTCGAGTGGTATGATTTCTACCTCTACGGTCTGCTGGCGACGATCATCACGGCCCAGTTCTTCTCCGGCGTGAACGAGACCACCGGCTTCATCTTTGCGCTGGCGGCGTTTGCGGCAGGCTTTGCGGTGCGGCCGTTCGGCGCGCTGGTGTTCGGGCGGATCGGCGACATGGTCGGGCGCAAGAACACCTTCCTCGTCACCATGGGCATCATGGGCCTGTCGACCTTTGTCGTCGGATTGCTGCCGAGCTATGCCACCGCAGGGGTCGCGGCACCGATCGCCCTGGTGGTGCTGCGGCTGCTCCAGGGGCTGGCGCTGGGCGGCGAATATGGCGGCGCCGCCACCTATGTCGCCGAGCACGCGCCCAACAACAAGCGCGGCCTCTACACCAGCTTCATCCAGACGACGGCGACCTTTGGCCTGTTCGCGGCGCTGCTGATCGTGATCGGGACCCGCTTTGCGGTGGGCGAGGAAGCCTTTGCGAGCTGGGGATGGCGGGTGCCGTTCCTGATCTCGATCGTGCTCCTGGCGGTGTCGATGTGGATCCGCCTGCAGATGAGCGAAAGCCCGGTGTTCCAGAAGATGAAGGCCGAGGGAAAGACCTCCAAGGCGCCGCTCACCGAGGCGTTCGGCACCTGGCGCAACCTGAAGGTGGTGCTGGTGGCGCTGCTCGGCGCGGCGATGGGGCAGGGGGTGATCTTCTACACCAGCCAGTTCTACGCGCTGTTCTTCCTGGAAAAGATGCTGCGCGTCGACGGCGCCACCACCAACATCCTGGTGGCGGTCGCGCTGCTGATCGCGACGCCCGCGTTCGTCTTCTTCGGCTGGGTGTCCGACAAGATCGGCCGCAAGCCGGTGCTGCTGACGGGCTTCGCGCTCTCGGCGCTGCTCTACTATCCGCTGTTCCAGGCGATGTCGCACGCCGCCAACCCGGCGCTGTACGAGGCGCAGCAGACCACGCCGGTGTCGGTGGTGGCGGACCCGAACGAATGCTCGGTGCAGTTCGACCCGGTGGGCAAGAACAAGTTCGACAGCAGCTCCTGCGACATCGCCAAGGCCTATCTGGCGAAGGCCGGCATCTCCTACGGCAACGTCGCCGCGCCGGCAGGGACGATCGCGAGCATCCATGTCGGCGGGCAGGTGCTGCCGGCCGTGGACCCGGCGAGGGTGACCGGCCCCGCCCGTGCCGATGCGATCAAGGCCTATGGCGCCCAGGTACAGCAGGCGCTCACCGCCGCCGGCTACCCGGCTGGGGCGGCCGATCCGGCGCGGATCGACAGGCCGATGCTGGTCGGCATCCTGATCGTCCTCGTGCTGCTGGTGACCATGGCCTATGGACCGATCGCGGCGCTGCTGGTCGAGCTGTTCCCGACCCGGATCCGCTACACCGCCATGTCGCTGCCCTATCACATCGGCAACGGCTGGTTCGGCGGCTTTCTGCCGACCACGGCGTTCGCGATGGTCGCGGCGACCGGCAACATCTACTACGGCCTGTGGTACCCGATCGTGATCGCCGCGATCACGCTGGTGGTGGCGCTGCTCTTCCTGCCGGAGACGTTCCGCCGCGACATCGACTCCTGA
- the acs gene encoding acetate--CoA ligase, with product MTQSCYPVPAEWAEKALIDQDRYAAMYEEAATDPDTFWAREAERLDWVRFPKRIKDTSFEEADFHIRWYEDGILNVAENCVDRHAAKDPDRIAILWEGDTPGEERKISYAELKDEVSRLANAFKTAGVKKGDRVTIYLPMIPEAAFAMLACARIGAVHSIVFAGFSPDSLANRIQDCGSKLVITADEGLRGGKRVPLKANVDEALEEDAGKVVETVIVVRRTGAAVPMQAGRDVWYEDAVQAESTDCPPEPMGAEKPLFILYTSGSTGKPKGVLHTTGGYLVWASMTHQYVFDYRPGEVFWCAADVGWVTGHSYIVYGALANGATTLMFEGVPNYPDFSRFWQIVDKYQVTSFYAAPTALRALMREGDEWVKKTSRTSLRVLGSVGEPINPEAWEWYYHVVGESRCPIVDTWWQTETGGHMITPLPGATPLKPGSASKPLFGVLPQLVDSEGVVLEGATEGNLVIADSWPGQMRTVWNDADRFFQTYFTTYPGKYFTGDGCRRDPDGYYWITGRVDDVINVSGHRMGTAEVESALVAHAKVAEAAVVGMPHDVKGQGIYAYVTLNAGEEGDVALRKELIQWVRREIGPIATPDALQFTPSLPKTRSGKIMRRILRKIAENDFGSLGDTSTLADPGVVDALIAGREDATKLAA from the coding sequence ATGACCCAGTCCTGCTACCCCGTGCCGGCCGAATGGGCCGAAAAGGCGCTGATCGACCAGGACCGCTACGCCGCCATGTACGAAGAGGCCGCGACCGATCCGGACACGTTCTGGGCGCGCGAGGCCGAGCGGCTCGACTGGGTGCGGTTCCCCAAGCGGATCAAGGACACCTCGTTCGAGGAAGCGGACTTCCACATCCGCTGGTATGAGGATGGTATCCTCAACGTGGCCGAGAATTGCGTCGACCGGCACGCCGCGAAGGACCCGGACCGCATCGCCATCCTGTGGGAAGGCGACACGCCGGGCGAGGAGCGCAAGATCAGCTATGCGGAGCTGAAGGACGAGGTCAGCCGCCTCGCCAACGCCTTCAAGACCGCCGGCGTCAAGAAGGGCGATCGCGTCACCATCTACCTGCCGATGATCCCCGAGGCCGCATTCGCGATGCTCGCCTGCGCGCGGATCGGCGCGGTGCACTCGATCGTGTTCGCAGGCTTCTCGCCCGACAGCCTCGCCAACCGTATCCAGGATTGCGGATCGAAGCTGGTCATCACCGCCGACGAAGGCTTGCGCGGCGGCAAGCGGGTGCCGCTCAAGGCCAATGTCGACGAGGCGCTGGAGGAAGACGCCGGCAAGGTGGTCGAGACGGTGATCGTCGTCCGCCGCACCGGCGCCGCCGTGCCGATGCAGGCGGGCCGCGACGTCTGGTACGAGGACGCGGTGCAGGCGGAGTCGACCGACTGCCCGCCCGAGCCGATGGGCGCGGAAAAGCCGCTGTTCATCCTCTATACCTCGGGCTCCACCGGCAAGCCTAAGGGCGTGCTCCACACCACCGGCGGCTATCTGGTCTGGGCGTCGATGACGCACCAATATGTGTTCGACTATCGCCCGGGCGAGGTGTTCTGGTGCGCGGCCGACGTGGGCTGGGTCACCGGGCACAGCTACATCGTCTATGGCGCGCTGGCGAACGGCGCGACCACCCTGATGTTCGAGGGCGTACCCAACTACCCGGACTTCTCGCGCTTCTGGCAGATCGTCGACAAATACCAGGTGACGAGCTTCTACGCGGCGCCCACCGCCCTGCGCGCGCTGATGCGCGAGGGCGACGAATGGGTGAAGAAGACCAGCCGCACCTCTCTGCGGGTGCTCGGATCGGTCGGCGAGCCGATCAACCCGGAGGCGTGGGAATGGTATTACCACGTCGTCGGCGAGAGCCGCTGCCCGATCGTCGACACCTGGTGGCAGACCGAGACCGGCGGCCACATGATCACCCCCCTGCCGGGCGCAACGCCGCTAAAGCCAGGGTCGGCGAGCAAGCCGCTGTTCGGCGTCCTCCCGCAGCTGGTCGATTCCGAAGGCGTGGTGCTGGAGGGCGCGACCGAGGGTAATCTGGTGATCGCCGACAGCTGGCCGGGGCAGATGCGCACCGTCTGGAACGACGCCGACCGCTTCTTCCAGACCTATTTCACCACCTATCCCGGCAAGTATTTCACCGGTGACGGCTGTCGCCGCGATCCCGACGGCTATTACTGGATCACCGGCCGCGTGGACGACGTCATCAACGTGTCGGGCCATCGCATGGGCACGGCAGAGGTCGAGAGCGCGCTGGTGGCGCATGCCAAGGTCGCGGAAGCCGCCGTGGTCGGCATGCCGCACGACGTGAAGGGCCAGGGCATCTATGCCTATGTGACGCTCAACGCCGGCGAGGAAGGCGACGTGGCGCTCCGCAAGGAGCTGATCCAGTGGGTCCGCCGCGAGATCGGGCCGATCGCGACGCCCGACGCGCTCCAGTTCACCCCGTCGCTGCCCAAGACGCGCTCTGGCAAGATCATGCGCCGCATCCTGCGCAAGATCGCCGAGAACGACTTCGGCAGCCTGGGCGACACCTCGACGCTCGCCGATCCGGGCGTGGTGGACGCGCTGATCGCCGGCCGGGAGGACGCCACCAAGCTGGCGGCGTGA
- a CDS encoding energy transducer TonB produces MKRMLLLASLVLPVNTASSQSLASPRPVVPWQLLAWMPGEVRCGGTSVAPLALRRPITSIRRGNRYDATDALTYRFRIDANGRTLSIRREEGGAPWSDDVAPSLAASRFEAGAPQADCTIRYTLRAMSPEEAPVGDLISYSLEPQSGELPPDGWARIQSPQASCLTEPRPRPLVAVYPDFDKLPGTPGVKHWTMVAYDQDARGRPIHVRTVEGTGSAALDRAALRAVRKSRFTGGARAGCLFPFSRAPAPLAAPTPPSEDSLRPADSNCPHSGDWATPPTLTYPNGYPRRAIEGWAVVAFDVAPWGELGNLRVLASEPTANFGEQAIHVLRSARKPASATGRSGCVDRVIFKIGYGGLPLGKDPG; encoded by the coding sequence ATGAAGAGAATGCTGCTGCTCGCCAGCCTGGTGCTGCCCGTAAATACGGCATCTTCGCAGTCGCTTGCTTCGCCACGCCCGGTGGTGCCTTGGCAACTGCTCGCCTGGATGCCGGGCGAGGTGCGCTGCGGCGGCACCAGCGTGGCGCCGCTGGCGCTGCGACGTCCGATCACGAGCATCCGCCGGGGCAACCGATATGATGCGACGGACGCACTCACCTATCGCTTCCGCATCGATGCCAACGGCCGGACGCTGTCGATCCGCAGGGAAGAGGGTGGAGCGCCGTGGAGCGACGATGTCGCGCCGTCGCTTGCCGCCAGCCGGTTCGAAGCGGGCGCCCCGCAGGCGGACTGCACCATCCGCTATACGCTGCGCGCGATGTCGCCCGAGGAAGCGCCGGTCGGGGACCTGATCTCCTATTCCCTCGAACCCCAGTCGGGCGAACTGCCGCCCGATGGCTGGGCCCGGATCCAGTCGCCCCAGGCATCGTGCCTCACGGAACCGCGTCCGCGGCCGCTGGTCGCCGTGTATCCCGATTTCGACAAGCTGCCGGGCACGCCGGGCGTCAAGCACTGGACGATGGTCGCCTATGATCAGGATGCGCGCGGGCGGCCGATCCATGTGCGCACGGTGGAGGGCACGGGGAGTGCGGCGCTGGACCGCGCAGCCTTACGGGCGGTGCGCAAGTCCCGCTTCACGGGCGGCGCGCGCGCCGGCTGCCTGTTTCCCTTTTCGCGAGCACCGGCGCCCCTTGCGGCGCCCACGCCTCCCTCCGAGGACAGCCTCCGGCCCGCCGACAGCAACTGCCCGCATTCCGGCGATTGGGCCACGCCGCCGACGCTGACCTATCCGAACGGCTATCCGCGCCGCGCCATCGAAGGGTGGGCGGTCGTCGCGTTCGACGTGGCGCCCTGGGGCGAGCTCGGCAACCTGCGGGTGCTGGCAAGCGAACCGACGGCGAATTTCGGCGAGCAGGCGATCCATGTCCTGCGTTCGGCGCGCAAGCCTGCGTCCGCGACCGGGCGCTCGGGCTGTGTCGACCGGGTGATCTTCAAGATAGGCTATGGCGGATTGCCGCTCGGAAAAGATCCGGGCTGA
- a CDS encoding P-II family nitrogen regulator, translated as MKKIEAIIKPFKLDEVKEALHEVGVSGITVTEAKGFGRQKGHTELYRGAEYVVDFLPKVKLEVVVEDSLADRVVEAIAGAAQTGRIGDGKIFVIPVETALRIRTGERNEDAI; from the coding sequence ATGAAGAAGATCGAGGCCATCATCAAGCCGTTCAAGCTGGATGAGGTGAAGGAGGCGCTGCACGAGGTCGGCGTGAGTGGCATCACCGTCACCGAGGCAAAGGGCTTCGGCCGCCAGAAGGGCCATACCGAGCTCTATCGCGGCGCCGAATATGTCGTCGACTTCCTGCCGAAGGTGAAGCTGGAGGTGGTCGTCGAGGACAGCCTCGCCGATCGCGTCGTGGAGGCGATCGCGGGCGCTGCCCAGACCGGCCGCATCGGCGACGGCAAGATCTTCGTCATCCCCGTGGAGACGGCGCTTCGCATCCGCACCGGAGAGCGCAACGAAGACGCCATCTGA
- the glnA gene encoding type I glutamate--ammonia ligase: protein MANTASTILKMIKDQEIEWIDLRFTDPKGKWQHLSMVASILTEDELTDGLMFDGSSIEGWKAINESDMVLKPDLDAVYVDPFSATPMLILFCDVVEPSTGELYARDPRSTAKRAEAYLKTTGIGDTVYVGPEAEFFMFDDVRFENTYSSSYYKLDDIELPTNSGREYESGNMAHRPRAKGGYFPVAPVDSAVDIRGEMVSTMLEMGLPCDKHHHEVAAAQHELGLTYGTLTTTADRMQIYKYVVHQVAHAYGKTATFMPKPIKEDNGSGMHTHFSIWNEGNPLFAGEGYAGLSDTCLYFIGGIIKHAKALNAFTNPSTNSYKRLVPGYEAPVLLAYSARNRSASCRIPYGTGPKSKRVEIRFPDAMANPYLAYAALMMAGLDGIQNKIHPGEAMDKNLYDLPPAELAQVPTVCGSLREALDSLEADHDFLLKGDVFSADQIEAYVEVKRGEVARWEMTPSPVEFDMYYSA from the coding sequence ATGGCCAATACCGCCAGCACGATCCTCAAGATGATCAAGGACCAGGAGATCGAGTGGATCGATCTTCGCTTCACCGACCCCAAGGGCAAGTGGCAGCACCTGTCGATGGTCGCCTCGATCCTGACCGAGGACGAGCTGACCGACGGCCTGATGTTCGACGGCTCCTCGATCGAAGGCTGGAAGGCGATCAACGAGTCCGACATGGTGCTCAAGCCCGACCTGGACGCCGTCTATGTCGATCCGTTCTCGGCCACCCCGATGCTGATCCTGTTCTGCGACGTGGTCGAGCCGTCGACCGGCGAGCTCTATGCGCGTGACCCGCGCTCGACCGCCAAGCGCGCGGAGGCCTACCTCAAGACCACCGGCATCGGCGACACCGTCTACGTCGGCCCCGAGGCCGAGTTCTTCATGTTCGACGACGTGCGGTTCGAGAACACCTACTCGAGCAGCTACTACAAGCTGGACGACATCGAGCTGCCGACCAACAGCGGCCGCGAATATGAGTCGGGCAACATGGCCCACCGTCCGCGCGCCAAGGGCGGCTATTTTCCGGTCGCGCCGGTCGACAGCGCCGTCGACATCCGCGGCGAGATGGTCTCCACCATGCTCGAAATGGGCCTGCCGTGCGACAAGCACCACCATGAGGTGGCCGCCGCGCAGCACGAGCTGGGCCTGACCTACGGCACGCTGACCACCACCGCCGATCGCATGCAGATCTACAAGTATGTCGTGCACCAGGTGGCACATGCGTACGGCAAGACCGCGACCTTCATGCCCAAGCCGATCAAGGAAGATAACGGCTCGGGCATGCACACCCACTTCTCGATCTGGAACGAGGGCAACCCCCTGTTCGCGGGCGAGGGCTATGCGGGTCTGTCGGACACCTGCCTCTACTTCATCGGCGGCATCATCAAGCATGCCAAGGCGCTGAACGCCTTCACCAACCCGTCGACCAACAGCTACAAGCGGCTGGTGCCGGGCTATGAGGCGCCGGTGCTGCTCGCCTATTCGGCGCGCAACCGCTCGGCATCGTGCCGCATCCCGTACGGCACCGGCCCCAAGTCCAAGCGCGTCGAGATCCGCTTCCCGGACGCGATGGCCAACCCCTATCTCGCCTATGCGGCGCTGATGATGGCCGGCCTCGACGGCATCCAGAACAAGATCCATCCGGGCGAGGCGATGGACAAGAACCTGTACGACCTGCCGCCGGCAGAGCTCGCCCAGGTCCCGACCGTCTGCGGTTCGCTGCGCGAGGCGCTCGACAGCCTGGAAGCCGATCACGACTTCCTGCTGAAGGGCGACGTGTTCTCGGCCGACCAGATCGAGGCCTATGTCGAGGTCAAGCGTGGCGAGGTCGCCCGCTGGGAAATGACCCCGAGCCCGGTCGAATTCGACATGTACTACTCGGCCTGA